gaaaagaaacacaagctAATTGCTAATTGCTAGCCATGGCtagcaaagagaagaaaagaaacacCAGCTAATTGCTAATTGCTAGCCATGGCtagcaaagagaagaaaaacacaagCTAATTGCTAATTGCTAGCCATGGCtagcaaagagaagaaaaacacaagCTAATTGCTAATTGCTAACCATGGCtagcaaagagaagaaaaacacaagCTAATTGCTAATTGCTAGCCGTGGCtagcaaagagaagaaaagaaacacaagctAATTGCTAATTGCTAGCCGTGGCTAGCCCGATGATGCAATGCAGTCGCTTCTTCGTTCCCAACGCCGTTGGTCTGATTCCGAAATCCGCCGGCCGTTGCAGACATCATCGGCGCCCACTACAACGCCTGGGGCCTGGTCCCGCTGGCCCAGGGTGCGTGTCGGCATCTGTTCAGCGAGCTCCTCCTGTTGCTGCAGCCCCTCTCGCTCCTCCCGTTTGACCTGGACCTCCTGTTCGAACCCCGACTCTTGGCCACGGGGCTGGAGCAGCAGAGGCGACGTAAGGAGCTGCTCTCCTCGGCGGGACAGTCCGGCGCCCGCTCCACCCTGCAGCTGATGCGGGGCTGGGGCGCCGCCGTCGGCGACATGGTCAGCGGGAAGGAGAGGGCGGCGCCCAGGCAAGGCGGCGCCTGGCCCGGGACGGAAGCCCCCAGATGGGAAAGTGCCCCGATGGGGGGCGATAACGGGTCCGAGGACCGAGGCGCAGGTGGCCAGAGGATGAAGGGGGTAGGGCGAGAAAGCGAGGAAACGGATGTCGGGAACGACCCCGCAGCGACGGACGCGGGGCGGCAGCGTCAAGACCGCCAGGCCGGATGGTGGTACCAGCTCATGCGGTCCTCCCAAGTCTACATCGACCGGTCCGCGCAGGGTTCCAAGTTTGCCAGGACGGACAAGCGCAGGACGTCGGCGGAGCGCCGCCCCTGCCGCCCGCCGCCCGCCCGGGAGGGCGTGGTGGAGGGCGCCGAGTCCGGATCCGCGGGGCCGCCCTCCTGGATGGGTAGCCCGCCCGAGTCCATCCTCAACCAGGAGGCGATAGCGGGCGGCGGACCGGCCGCCGAAGTCCGGCTGGAGAGCGCCACCCGGGACCGGGGGCTGCGCTGGGGGCGGCTCTTTGGAGCCGGCGTCGGCTCTCCCGCCAAGACGGACGGCGGGGAAGCTCACAAGAGCAGGTACCTTCAAAATGAACCCAAATACGCCACCCAAGCTAATCGCTCTCCTTTAACGATGAAGCCTTGGCACAGGCGGACTTTCATTCCAACAAAAAGCAACGTCTTTGTATTTTCCAGGCTGCCGTCGGGCTGGCTTGGCCTGGACTCATCAGTTTTGGGCCTCATGGCCCAGACCGTCGGTGCCGGAGGTGGGCAAAAGGAAGAGTCCGTGGCTGCCGACGACCCAACTGGGGCAGTCTCGCCCAACGACACCCGACCCAGTGAGACGAGACTCTCGACATGGTATGAACATCTTCAAAATCCAAAACTCCCGACatgctgccccccaccccccccccaaaaaaaaaacattacatcaGAGACCGAGACCTAAAACCCACCCCTAATGCCCTCCGCTCCTGAGTCGGTGTCACTttttgggggtggcgggggaaatacttcatttttgtttagttttcccATTCGTATTGGTTTTAGTTTTAgctttttattaaatgtgtctagTGCAATattaaaacccaaaacaaacaaaacaagtggtTCTTTTCCCTCCCTCAGCGAAGTGCGAGCGCTGTGCCACCACATCGCCACGGAGGCGGGCCAGCTCAGCTTCAACAAGGGCGACGTCCTGCGAGTGCTGAGCAAGGCCGATCCCGACTGGTTGCTCTGTTCTGTCGGCGCCGCTCGGGGCCTGGTGCCCATCGTCTACGTCTCCCTCTGCGGCACGGGAGAGagccgggccggcggcggcggccaagaTGGGGCCGGCCGGGGCGTCGGCTCGAATGATAGCTGCGGCGCTGCTGGGAGTTCCAGCGGCGGTTATGAATGTTGATCTCGGAAGTCCCTCCAGAGGAAATAAGAAGCGGTCTCCATTGACACACGTGAGCATGCAAACATCCGTAACCCAAAGACACCCGCACACCAACTGGACCCGTCATCGTGCCcaccaatattattattattattattattaatatggtGAATACAAATACATCAGGTAGTTACTTCCGTGTGTTTGTGAAAGTGGGATGGGCCATCATGTGATGTCACAGACTGAGGCTGCTATACTCCGATTCTCCACTAGAGGACAGCAAAGGAATGGGCATCAAATGTGCGGTTGTCAATTAATCGTGTCTTCAATCATAAAAGTCAAATGAATATGAATGCTCATGGCTCCATCAAGGGAACGTAGTACTTCCTGTCACGTCACTGGAGTTAGCCCAAGTAGCTTAGCATGCTACGCTAAAACCATCCTGTGGCGGGCTGCGGCGGTAGTTGCTTGCTGACGATTCCTCGagtgtttgaatgtgttttgatttgtttttgtcagcgaTAGTTAGCATACAGGCTAATAAAGGTTAGCGCTTTGGTGACAAAGTGCTCCGGAGGAACAGCTAACATCAAAATGATGCAGAGGAAAGTTCATAGTATGTTAGCAACATTAGCTtacctgtttgtgtttacacttgaCTGAAGGAGCCGACGTTTGAAAATTAAGAACGTAAACAAAATGGGATGCATCAGCCATCATGAACGAGGGTATTTGTACGCCTGTAAAATGCTGGCACGTTACCATGAAACATTGCGCAGTTGAGCGTTTCACCTAGGATCAGATCATTTATGTATCAACGTTAGATTTTCTCCTGGATTTCCACCTCTCGGCTCCCAACCGGTTGTCACAGGAAcgtctcaaattcatttttagcaAGCTAGCATCCAAgaaaaacagaagggaatttTGCACTGTTTGGACACTTTATCGAGAAGGTTAGCTTATTTGCTTGCTTTTCTTGTACAGTTGAAGCTATTTAATAATGCCACCGGTATTCAAGTGTAAATATGTTATTATCCAGGAAGCGTAAGAAGGCGACACTCGTCGGTGATTGGTCGCTCTGTCTTGGCCCCGCCTACCCTGCCTGTAAATACTGTATCTTCATCATCTTCTTGTGTATGTATAATGCTAATCGGCTAATGTGGCTAACTAAAGTGTGACCACGTGACAGTGTGACTCCTGCGTGTATGTCGGGGTATGTTTTGGTGGTAAAGTTGGACATTTTGTACAGAAAAACATCTTCAATACCACCTTTGACCTTGCAGTTAGAACAAAATGGCACCACTTTTTTGGGAGCCTGTTACAAAAATTGGATCAGATCCTCAGCCAATgttgtgagatcattttgatttcttttcttaATATTTTCAGACAGAAAAAGTCAGGTATTGCGGCAGGAATGCCAGAATGATAATGTGGCATTATCATTCATCTCAATTAAAACCGTCATTCAATACTCAATTTCAAAGTTAATCAAATCACTTCAACAAAGCATGAGTTCTATTCAAcaatttttcatggaaaatgatGTGTAAATGTCATTACAAGTTCAATTACTGTAAATGTCATTCAACAAATCTATAAAATAAAGAATTCAATCCAATAAAGTCCCAATTAATGTTCTTAAATGAACAAGGCAAATATTAACATCTCAATTATATAATGGATTAAAATAATGTTATTAAACGAataccaaatgtatttttaaaaaatacgatTAAATAACATGatcatttaaatacaaaaatgtcatgttggaATACAccaatgcagtaaaaaaaaatgtcatgaaatattGTACTGtcataaaacaaattcaaacagtAACAAAATGTGAATCCATGAAAATATCATGAcgtaaaaaatatactgtcattgattaagaccaaaaaaaatcattgaaattgtatcaaaaatacattcaattcaTTAAAAAGTTCTGTTACACATCAAATGATTTCTGACTATCGGTTCGATAATTTGTGCATTGTATAATTTGCAGTGTAATGAATTAACACGCAAGTGGCATTTGAATGATTTCTGGTTCCGGTTGGCCTCGCACCGCGgctttaaatcaataaaaactgggAGAACGGACTCGAGTTGTCCCTAATAAATTGGCctgtgcagcagcagcagaagaagaagaagaagaagaggaggaggatgaggatgagggaGAAGCCGACGAAGTCGTTTGGCGTCATGACTGCACCTTGTGACCCAAAAGGAGATGGCGCAGGCCCTTAAATGGCCGTTGACGCCAACTTTCACTTCTTTTCACTTTCCTTCCCACTCGACCAGCCCTTCGGGGCAAGTTGCTGCCATGTCATGTTTCCACGACTGCACCCGCTGCCCCGCTTCCACATCCCGCATGGGGGCGGTGGAATTTCCATCCCACCCGCCATCTTGCATGTGAAGGATGACAGACAGCCTGTGACGTGGGCCAGCCAAATCGTGGAAACGCAACATCGAGAGGGAACACCTCTTCATTTTTGGTCCAAATgttcgggaggggggaggggggggtgtaaatGAACCATTGAGAACCACGGCGGAGTGGTTTAAATCAAGGCTGAGTTGCAATTTGAACGTCCGGGGTTCACCATTTCAGCACTCCGCACGTTTTCTGAATCTCATTGGTCATGCGTCGCGTAATGACGTCACTGGCAGTCAAAACCGATTGGAGCGGTTCAAACCGAGACGCATCCCGTCCAAAACCGATGCGATGAAACCCCCTCCCGAACGTGGCCACGGTGCTTCGTCAATGCCCAACctacatgaaaaaatatatactatgaaaaaatatatacaactgGATATTTTAATCGTCATTTTAATCATTAACCTCGTGGGGGATTGTGCTTAGGCTTCCCAGGTAACCtttcacacatgcgcagtagatggcaatacaaagtacgggaagtcaatgtgtccaaacaacatacaaatctATGATGGTTAATAAACCACAGTCCCCAAACGTTATTTAAATAATCTCAGCAGCATAAGGAGTGACAGGTGACGACGcacttcaaagtcaaatacagtagcatatttttttttaaataatcgaaAGTAAACACGTCATTTTAAAGGATGAAAAAATGTTACATAATTTTGAAGCGAGAACACGGAATCAAAACTCATTCACGGCATGAATTAAAAAGACAGAACCAGTCACGTTTAAAATGTcagtcaaatttatttaaacaccaaaaaacaaaatttaacgGCAGTGGAAGATAACggacattaaaagtcaaaatgattaCGTCATTCCTGATacataatccttttttttccctctcttgtACGTCTTATTGCTTTTTGCTCTTGCTTCTTTTGTCCAGGAAGGCAACCAGCTCTTGAACGCACTTGCTCTTATGAAGCGCCGGGGCACACAGTCTTTTGCCAGCTTTGGATATAAAActacaagaaaaagaagaaaaatgacagaagaatgtattaagataagataagataagatatcctttatttgtcccacaatggggaaatttacagcctccagcagcaagaatgtatgtagaaagaagaagagagaaaaaaaaaaagattaagataTAATAATTAGAATAATGACATTTCACTCACTCCAcatataacaaaaaaataaaaaataaagcttctACTGAATAGAAGAGCCCATTTTATTTGGTGGAAAACACCCAAGCTTtagtttaataataatataacgcacaaatattttcatgacttttttttataattaaaagaaaattaaaaaatatatataaagcaaatatgttttttataaatgacaaaaatatttgcagataatataaaaaaaatgatgagaatatttaaaaagctaaagaaataccgcatttaaaaaaaagaacttacACGGTGGCACTGTGTCGGCATCCCTTGCCGGCTTCCTGGTGGTAATAGCCGACCACGATTTGGCGAGGGAAGCACTTGGTGCTGGTGTCCAGACAGCAGCTTATCAGCTTCTCACCTGCccgaaggaaaacaaaaaacaaaaaaa
This sequence is a window from Hippocampus zosterae strain Florida chromosome 6, ASM2543408v3, whole genome shotgun sequence. Protein-coding genes within it:
- the LOC127602777 gene encoding C-C motif chemokine 19-like — translated: MKPQVVVVALLLLLALVCRQPAAGEKLISCCLDTSTKCFPRQIVVGYYHQEAGKGCRHSATVFISKAGKRLCAPALHKSKCVQELVAFLDKRSKSKKQ